The Mercurialis annua linkage group LG2, ddMerAnnu1.2, whole genome shotgun sequence genome contains a region encoding:
- the LOC126670079 gene encoding uncharacterized protein LOC126670079: MDLLCNAYSNSSDEELEPDNRRIPLPGSQTKPNYRPEFNPPSSKRLKINSNKPPNTPNEAPIAGRYISKRERALMGQPDGAAALESNPNPSISNSSVLASITNSDLPRDILSSLRREKGHSPQLSQISERLFTSLHSHTKAVNALSWSQSHAHLLASAGMDQTICIWNVWSNQKLARILRFHNAAVKDVKWSQQGFSVLSCGYDCASRLIDVEKGIETEVFKEDQVVGVVKFHPDNSNLFLSGGSKGRIRFWDIRTRKVVHEYIRGLGPILDLEFTNNGKSFISSSDVSGVNVSENSIMVWDISRQIPLSNQVYVEAFTCPCIRSHPFDPYFVAQSNGNYIAIFSSSSPFKLDNYKRYEGHGVSGFPVKCNFSLDGQTLVSGSSDGSIYFFNYRSSNFIRKIKAFEQACVDVAFHPIMPNVVAACSWNGEVSLYE, from the exons ATGGATCTTCTCTGCAATGCATATTCTAATTCCTCCGATGAGGAACTCGAACCCGATAACAGACGCATCCCCCTACCCGGCtcacaaaccaaaccaaactacaGACCCGAATTCAACCCTCCTTCGTCTAAGCGACTGAAAATTAACAGCAACAAGCCTCCAAATACTCCAAATGAAGCTCCGATTGCTGGGAGATACATATCCAAGCGAGAACGAGCTCTCATGGGTCAACCCGACGGTGCTGCAGCCTTGGAGTCTAACCCGAACCCCTCTATTTCCAATTCATCTG TTTTGGCTAGTATTACAAATTCAGATCTTCCCCGTGACATTTTGTCGTCCTTGAGACGAGAAAAGGGTCACAGTCCACAGCTAAGTCAAATATCTGAAAGGCTGTTTACATCCCTGCATAGCCATACAAAAGCTGTCAATGCTCTCAGCTGGTCGCAAAGTCATG CTCATCTTCTTGCCTCTGCTGGGATGGATCAGACCATCTGTATATGGAATGTGTGGAGCAATCAGAAACTGGCACGAATATTGCGATTTCACAATGCAGCTGTGAAAGATGTGAAATGGTCGCAACAAGGATTTTCTGTGCTTTCCTGCGGATATGACTGTGCATCAAGACTGATTGATGTTGAAAAGGGAATAGAGACTGAAGTTTTCAAAGAGGATCAGGTTGTTGGGGTTGTCAAGTTCCATCCAGACAACTCCAATCTCTTCCTTTCTGGGGGATCGAAGGGGCGCATCAGATTTTGGGATATTAGAACCAGAAAGGTGGTCCATGAATATATTCGAGGTCTAGGCCCAATACTTGACCTTGAGTTTACCAATAATGGCAAGAGCTTCATCTCATCTAGTGATGTCAGTGGAGTTAATGTTAGTGAAAATTCTATTATGGTTTGGGATATCTCCCGACAGATTCCCCTGTCCAACCAG GTTTACGTGGAAGCATTTACGTGTCCCTGTATAAGGAGCCATCCATTTGATCCATATTTCGTCGCACAGTCAAATGGAAATTATATTGCAATCTTTTCTTCAAGTTCCCCATTCAAGTTAGACAATTATAAGAGGTATGAAGGCCATGGAGTATCTGGGTTTCCCGTCAAGTGCAACTTCAGCTTAGATGGCCAGACTCTTGTGTCTGGCTCCTCCGACGGttccatatatttttttaactatagATCATCCAATTTTATAAGGAAAATCAAGGCATTTGAACAGGCATGTGTAGATGTTGCTTTCCACCCAATAATGCCTAATGTGGTTGCTGCATGTAGTTGGAATGGTGAGGTTTCCCTTTATGAATAA